A window of the Gossypium hirsutum isolate 1008001.06 chromosome A05, Gossypium_hirsutum_v2.1, whole genome shotgun sequence genome harbors these coding sequences:
- the LOC107957409 gene encoding splicing factor U2af large subunit B isoform X1: MTDYEEPRYQGNGDNLENSYGGGSSPKSRSDDQNDSKYQDYERESSKSREKEREKGRDKERDKDRDRHRDRDRDKDRDRDREKDRDRERHHRDRHRDRSRERSERRDRGRDRDDDDYYRSRDNDRRRDYDRDREDRHRRRSRSRSERRSKSRSPSRSRSRSRSRSKSKRISGFDMAPPASAMLAAGAVAAAAAGQIPGTTNPTIPGVFPNMFPIATGQPFGALPVMPVQAMTQQATRHARRVYVGGLSPTANEQSVATFFSHVMAAIGGNTAGPGDAVVNVYINHEKKFAFVEMRSVEEASNAMALDGIIFEGAPVKVRRPSDYNPSLAATLGPSQPNPNLNLAAVGLTPGSAGGLEGPDRIFVGGLPYYFTEAQIRELLESFGPLRGFDLVKDRETGNSKGYAFCVYQDLSVTDIACAALNGIKMGDKTLTVRRANQGATQPKPEQESILQHAQQQIALQRLILQPQGVPTKVVCLTQALNVDDLRDDDEYEDIVEDMRQEGGKYGALVNIVIPRPNPNGEPAPGVGKVFLEYSDVEGSKKAQAAMNGRKFGGNQVIAVYYPENKFAQGEYDG, from the exons ATGACTGATTACGAAGAACCACGGTATCAAGGAAACGGAGATAACCTCGAAAACAGTTATGGCGGAGGTTCTTCTCCTAAGTCTCGTTCCGACGATCAAAACGATTCTAAATATCAG GATTATGAGAGAGAGTCTTCTAAAAGCAGGGAAAAGGAGAGAGAGAAAGGGCGTGACAAGGAAAGGGACAAGGACCGTGATCGCCACAGGGATAGGGATAGAGATAAGGATAGGGATAGGGACCGAGAAAAGGATCGTGATCGTGAACGCCATCACAGAGATCGTCATAGGGATCGTAGTAGGGAACGCAGTGAGAGAAGGGATCGAGGAAGAGATAGGGATGATGATGATTATTACCGCAGTCGAGATAATGACAG AAGAAGGGACTATGATAGAGACAGGGAGGATAGGCATAGGCGCCGGTCAAGGAGTAGATCTGAGCGCAGATCAAAGTCAAGATCTCCTTCTCGGTCTCGGTCTCGCTCACGCTCACGCTCAAAGAG CAAAAGGATTAGTGGCTTTGACATGGCCCCTCCAGCTTCAGCAATGTTAGCTGCTGGTGCTGTGGCAGCTGCTGCTGCAG GGCAGATTCCGGGGACAACTAACCCAACCATACCTGGAGTGTTTCCTAACATGTTTCCTATTGCAACTGGACAG CCATTTGGTGCTCTCCCAGTTATGCCAGTTCAGGCAATGACTCAGCAG GCTACTAGGCATGCTCGTCGGGTGTATGTTGGAGGGCTTTCTCCTACTGCTAATGAACAG TCTGTTGCAACTTTCTTCAGCCATGTTATGGCTGCAATTGGTGGAAATACTGCTGGTCCAG GGGATGCTGTTGTTAATGTCTACATAAACCATGAAAAGAAGTTTGCTTTCGTAGAGATGAGATCTGTAGAGGAGGCTAGTAATGCAATGGCCTTAGATGGGATTATCTTTGAG GGAGCACCTGTGAAGGTGAGGAGACCTAGTGACTATAATCCGTCGCTTGCTGCAACACTTGGTCCAAGCCAGCCCAATCCGAATCTAAATCTAGCTGCTGTGGGTCTAACTCCAGGTTCTGCTGGCGGGCTTGAGGGCCCCGACCGCATATTTGTTGGTGGGCTTCCATATTACTTCACAGAAGCACAGATTAGGGAGTTATTGGAGTCTTTTGGGCCTCTTCGAGGTTTTGATCTAGTAAAAGATAGAGAAACCGGGAACTCTAAAGGCTATGCATTTTGTGTTTATCAAGACCTGTCAGTTACAGATATTGCTTGTGCTGCTCTAAATGGAATTAAAATGGGTGATAAAACGCTCACTGTTAGGCGAGCAAACCAGGGTGCTACCCAGCCTAAACCCGAGCAAGAGAGTATACTCCAGCATGCACAGCAGCAGATTGCTTTGCAG aggCTAATTTTGCAACCACAAGGTGTGCCGACAAAGGTTGTGTGTTTGACTCAAGCGCTTAATGTTGATGATCTCAGAGATGATGATGAGTACGAGGACATTGTGGAAGATATGAGACAAGAGGGTGGAAAATATG GTGCATTGGTGAATATTGTCATCCCACGCCCAAATCCGAATGGAGAACCTGCCCCAGGTGTCGGGAAG GTATTTCTGGAATACTCGGATGTTGAAGGTTCCAAAAAGGCTCAAGCTGCAATGAATGGTCGGAAATTTGGTGGAAATCAAGTTATTGCCGTCTACTATCCAGAAAACAAGTTCGCACAAGGGGAATATGATGGCTAA
- the LOC107957409 gene encoding splicing factor U2af large subunit B isoform X6 — protein MFPIATGQPFGALPVMPVQAMTQQATRHARRVYVGGLSPTANEQSVATFFSHVMAAIGGNTAGPGDAVVNVYINHEKKFAFVEMRSVEEASNAMALDGIIFEGAPVKVRRPSDYNPSLAATLGPSQPNPNLNLAAVGLTPGSAGGLEGPDRIFVGGLPYYFTEAQIRELLESFGPLRGFDLVKDRETGNSKGYAFCVYQDLSVTDIACAALNGIKMGDKTLTVRRANQGATQPKPEQESILQHAQQQIALQRLILQPQGVPTKVVCLTQALNVDDLRDDDEYEDIVEDMRQEGGKYGALVNIVIPRPNPNGEPAPGVGKVFLEYSDVEGSKKAQAAMNGRKFGGNQVIAVYYPENKFAQGEYDG, from the exons ATGTTTCCTATTGCAACTGGACAG CCATTTGGTGCTCTCCCAGTTATGCCAGTTCAGGCAATGACTCAGCAG GCTACTAGGCATGCTCGTCGGGTGTATGTTGGAGGGCTTTCTCCTACTGCTAATGAACAG TCTGTTGCAACTTTCTTCAGCCATGTTATGGCTGCAATTGGTGGAAATACTGCTGGTCCAG GGGATGCTGTTGTTAATGTCTACATAAACCATGAAAAGAAGTTTGCTTTCGTAGAGATGAGATCTGTAGAGGAGGCTAGTAATGCAATGGCCTTAGATGGGATTATCTTTGAG GGAGCACCTGTGAAGGTGAGGAGACCTAGTGACTATAATCCGTCGCTTGCTGCAACACTTGGTCCAAGCCAGCCCAATCCGAATCTAAATCTAGCTGCTGTGGGTCTAACTCCAGGTTCTGCTGGCGGGCTTGAGGGCCCCGACCGCATATTTGTTGGTGGGCTTCCATATTACTTCACAGAAGCACAGATTAGGGAGTTATTGGAGTCTTTTGGGCCTCTTCGAGGTTTTGATCTAGTAAAAGATAGAGAAACCGGGAACTCTAAAGGCTATGCATTTTGTGTTTATCAAGACCTGTCAGTTACAGATATTGCTTGTGCTGCTCTAAATGGAATTAAAATGGGTGATAAAACGCTCACTGTTAGGCGAGCAAACCAGGGTGCTACCCAGCCTAAACCCGAGCAAGAGAGTATACTCCAGCATGCACAGCAGCAGATTGCTTTGCAG aggCTAATTTTGCAACCACAAGGTGTGCCGACAAAGGTTGTGTGTTTGACTCAAGCGCTTAATGTTGATGATCTCAGAGATGATGATGAGTACGAGGACATTGTGGAAGATATGAGACAAGAGGGTGGAAAATATG GTGCATTGGTGAATATTGTCATCCCACGCCCAAATCCGAATGGAGAACCTGCCCCAGGTGTCGGGAAG GTATTTCTGGAATACTCGGATGTTGAAGGTTCCAAAAAGGCTCAAGCTGCAATGAATGGTCGGAAATTTGGTGGAAATCAAGTTATTGCCGTCTACTATCCAGAAAACAAGTTCGCACAAGGGGAATATGATGGCTAA
- the LOC107957409 gene encoding splicing factor U2af large subunit B isoform X3 encodes MTDYEEPRYQGNGDNLENSYGGGSSPKSRSDDQNDSKYQDYERESSKSREKEREKGRDKERDKDRDRHRDRDRDKDRDRDREKDRDRERHHRDRHRDRSRERSERRDRGRDRDDDDYYRSRDNDRRRDYDRDREDRHRRRSRSRSERRSKSRSPSRSRSRSRSRSKSGFDMAPPASAMLAAGAVAAAAAGQIPGTTNPTIPGVFPNMFPIATGQPFGALPVMPVQAMTQQATRHARRVYVGGLSPTANEQSVATFFSHVMAAIGGNTAGPGDAVVNVYINHEKKFAFVEMRSVEEASNAMALDGIIFEGAPVKVRRPSDYNPSLAATLGPSQPNPNLNLAAVGLTPGSAGGLEGPDRIFVGGLPYYFTEAQIRELLESFGPLRGFDLVKDRETGNSKGYAFCVYQDLSVTDIACAALNGIKMGDKTLTVRRANQGATQPKPEQESILQHAQQQIALQRLILQPQGVPTKVVCLTQALNVDDLRDDDEYEDIVEDMRQEGGKYGALVNIVIPRPNPNGEPAPGVGKVFLEYSDVEGSKKAQAAMNGRKFGGNQVIAVYYPENKFAQGEYDG; translated from the exons ATGACTGATTACGAAGAACCACGGTATCAAGGAAACGGAGATAACCTCGAAAACAGTTATGGCGGAGGTTCTTCTCCTAAGTCTCGTTCCGACGATCAAAACGATTCTAAATATCAG GATTATGAGAGAGAGTCTTCTAAAAGCAGGGAAAAGGAGAGAGAGAAAGGGCGTGACAAGGAAAGGGACAAGGACCGTGATCGCCACAGGGATAGGGATAGAGATAAGGATAGGGATAGGGACCGAGAAAAGGATCGTGATCGTGAACGCCATCACAGAGATCGTCATAGGGATCGTAGTAGGGAACGCAGTGAGAGAAGGGATCGAGGAAGAGATAGGGATGATGATGATTATTACCGCAGTCGAGATAATGACAG AAGAAGGGACTATGATAGAGACAGGGAGGATAGGCATAGGCGCCGGTCAAGGAGTAGATCTGAGCGCAGATCAAAGTCAAGATCTCCTTCTCGGTCTCGGTCTCGCTCACGCTCACGCTCAAAGAG TGGCTTTGACATGGCCCCTCCAGCTTCAGCAATGTTAGCTGCTGGTGCTGTGGCAGCTGCTGCTGCAG GGCAGATTCCGGGGACAACTAACCCAACCATACCTGGAGTGTTTCCTAACATGTTTCCTATTGCAACTGGACAG CCATTTGGTGCTCTCCCAGTTATGCCAGTTCAGGCAATGACTCAGCAG GCTACTAGGCATGCTCGTCGGGTGTATGTTGGAGGGCTTTCTCCTACTGCTAATGAACAG TCTGTTGCAACTTTCTTCAGCCATGTTATGGCTGCAATTGGTGGAAATACTGCTGGTCCAG GGGATGCTGTTGTTAATGTCTACATAAACCATGAAAAGAAGTTTGCTTTCGTAGAGATGAGATCTGTAGAGGAGGCTAGTAATGCAATGGCCTTAGATGGGATTATCTTTGAG GGAGCACCTGTGAAGGTGAGGAGACCTAGTGACTATAATCCGTCGCTTGCTGCAACACTTGGTCCAAGCCAGCCCAATCCGAATCTAAATCTAGCTGCTGTGGGTCTAACTCCAGGTTCTGCTGGCGGGCTTGAGGGCCCCGACCGCATATTTGTTGGTGGGCTTCCATATTACTTCACAGAAGCACAGATTAGGGAGTTATTGGAGTCTTTTGGGCCTCTTCGAGGTTTTGATCTAGTAAAAGATAGAGAAACCGGGAACTCTAAAGGCTATGCATTTTGTGTTTATCAAGACCTGTCAGTTACAGATATTGCTTGTGCTGCTCTAAATGGAATTAAAATGGGTGATAAAACGCTCACTGTTAGGCGAGCAAACCAGGGTGCTACCCAGCCTAAACCCGAGCAAGAGAGTATACTCCAGCATGCACAGCAGCAGATTGCTTTGCAG aggCTAATTTTGCAACCACAAGGTGTGCCGACAAAGGTTGTGTGTTTGACTCAAGCGCTTAATGTTGATGATCTCAGAGATGATGATGAGTACGAGGACATTGTGGAAGATATGAGACAAGAGGGTGGAAAATATG GTGCATTGGTGAATATTGTCATCCCACGCCCAAATCCGAATGGAGAACCTGCCCCAGGTGTCGGGAAG GTATTTCTGGAATACTCGGATGTTGAAGGTTCCAAAAAGGCTCAAGCTGCAATGAATGGTCGGAAATTTGGTGGAAATCAAGTTATTGCCGTCTACTATCCAGAAAACAAGTTCGCACAAGGGGAATATGATGGCTAA
- the LOC107957409 gene encoding splicing factor U2af large subunit B isoform X4 encodes MTDYEEPRYQGNGDNLENSYGGGSSPKSRSDDQNDSKYQDYERESSKSREKEREKGRDKERDKDRDRHRDRDRDKDRDRDREKDRDRERHHRDRHRDRSRERSERRDRGRDRDDDDYYRSRDNDRRRDYDRDREDRHRRRSRSRSERRSKSRSPSRSRSRSRSRSKSKRISGFDMAPPASAMLAAGAVAAAAAGQIPGTTNPTIPGVFPNMFPIATGQPFGALPVMPVQAMTQQATRHARRVYVGGLSPTANEQSVATFFSHVMAAIGGNTAGPGDAVVNVYINHEKKFAFVEMRSVEEASNAMALDGIIFEGAPVKVRRPSDYNPSLAATLGPSQPNPNLNLAAVGLTPGSAGGLEGPDRIFVGGLPYYFTEAQIRELLESFGPLRGFDLVKDRETGNSKGYAFCVYQDLSVTDIACAALNGIKMGDKTLTVRRANQGATQPKPEQESILQHAQQQIALQRLILQPQGVPTKVVCLTQALNVDDLRDDDEYEDIVEDMRQEGGKYALSCSTFCYKESSLTYSDRRLAISL; translated from the exons ATGACTGATTACGAAGAACCACGGTATCAAGGAAACGGAGATAACCTCGAAAACAGTTATGGCGGAGGTTCTTCTCCTAAGTCTCGTTCCGACGATCAAAACGATTCTAAATATCAG GATTATGAGAGAGAGTCTTCTAAAAGCAGGGAAAAGGAGAGAGAGAAAGGGCGTGACAAGGAAAGGGACAAGGACCGTGATCGCCACAGGGATAGGGATAGAGATAAGGATAGGGATAGGGACCGAGAAAAGGATCGTGATCGTGAACGCCATCACAGAGATCGTCATAGGGATCGTAGTAGGGAACGCAGTGAGAGAAGGGATCGAGGAAGAGATAGGGATGATGATGATTATTACCGCAGTCGAGATAATGACAG AAGAAGGGACTATGATAGAGACAGGGAGGATAGGCATAGGCGCCGGTCAAGGAGTAGATCTGAGCGCAGATCAAAGTCAAGATCTCCTTCTCGGTCTCGGTCTCGCTCACGCTCACGCTCAAAGAG CAAAAGGATTAGTGGCTTTGACATGGCCCCTCCAGCTTCAGCAATGTTAGCTGCTGGTGCTGTGGCAGCTGCTGCTGCAG GGCAGATTCCGGGGACAACTAACCCAACCATACCTGGAGTGTTTCCTAACATGTTTCCTATTGCAACTGGACAG CCATTTGGTGCTCTCCCAGTTATGCCAGTTCAGGCAATGACTCAGCAG GCTACTAGGCATGCTCGTCGGGTGTATGTTGGAGGGCTTTCTCCTACTGCTAATGAACAG TCTGTTGCAACTTTCTTCAGCCATGTTATGGCTGCAATTGGTGGAAATACTGCTGGTCCAG GGGATGCTGTTGTTAATGTCTACATAAACCATGAAAAGAAGTTTGCTTTCGTAGAGATGAGATCTGTAGAGGAGGCTAGTAATGCAATGGCCTTAGATGGGATTATCTTTGAG GGAGCACCTGTGAAGGTGAGGAGACCTAGTGACTATAATCCGTCGCTTGCTGCAACACTTGGTCCAAGCCAGCCCAATCCGAATCTAAATCTAGCTGCTGTGGGTCTAACTCCAGGTTCTGCTGGCGGGCTTGAGGGCCCCGACCGCATATTTGTTGGTGGGCTTCCATATTACTTCACAGAAGCACAGATTAGGGAGTTATTGGAGTCTTTTGGGCCTCTTCGAGGTTTTGATCTAGTAAAAGATAGAGAAACCGGGAACTCTAAAGGCTATGCATTTTGTGTTTATCAAGACCTGTCAGTTACAGATATTGCTTGTGCTGCTCTAAATGGAATTAAAATGGGTGATAAAACGCTCACTGTTAGGCGAGCAAACCAGGGTGCTACCCAGCCTAAACCCGAGCAAGAGAGTATACTCCAGCATGCACAGCAGCAGATTGCTTTGCAG aggCTAATTTTGCAACCACAAGGTGTGCCGACAAAGGTTGTGTGTTTGACTCAAGCGCTTAATGTTGATGATCTCAGAGATGATGATGAGTACGAGGACATTGTGGAAGATATGAGACAAGAGGGTGGAAAATATG CACTTTCTTGTTCTACATTCTGCTATAAAGAATCAAGCCTAACATACTCAGACAGAAGACTTGCTATATCCCTCTAA
- the LOC107957409 gene encoding splicing factor U2af large subunit B isoform X5 — protein MTDYEEPRYQGNGDNLENSYGGGSSPKSRSDDQNDSKYQDYERESSKSREKEREKGRDKERDKDRDRHRDRDRDKDRDRDREKDRDRERHHRDRHRDRSRERSERRDRGRDRDDDDYYRSRDNDRRRDYDRDREDRHRRRSRSRSERRSKSRSPSRSRSRSRSRSKRISGFDMAPPASAMLAAGAVAAAAAGQIPGTTNPTIPGVFPNMFPIATGQPFGALPVMPVQAMTQQATRHARRVYVGGLSPTANEQSVATFFSHVMAAIGGNTAGPGDAVVNVYINHEKKFAFVEMRSVEEASNAMALDGIIFEGAPVKVRRPSDYNPSLAATLGPSQPNPNLNLAAVGLTPGSAGGLEGPDRIFVGGLPYYFTEAQIRELLESFGPLRGFDLVKDRETGNSKGYAFCVYQDLSVTDIACAALNGIKMGDKTLTVRRANQGATQPKPEQESILQHAQQQIALQRLILQPQGVPTKVVCLTQALNVDDLRDDDEYEDIVEDMRQEGGKYALSCSTFCYKESSLTYSDRRLAISL, from the exons ATGACTGATTACGAAGAACCACGGTATCAAGGAAACGGAGATAACCTCGAAAACAGTTATGGCGGAGGTTCTTCTCCTAAGTCTCGTTCCGACGATCAAAACGATTCTAAATATCAG GATTATGAGAGAGAGTCTTCTAAAAGCAGGGAAAAGGAGAGAGAGAAAGGGCGTGACAAGGAAAGGGACAAGGACCGTGATCGCCACAGGGATAGGGATAGAGATAAGGATAGGGATAGGGACCGAGAAAAGGATCGTGATCGTGAACGCCATCACAGAGATCGTCATAGGGATCGTAGTAGGGAACGCAGTGAGAGAAGGGATCGAGGAAGAGATAGGGATGATGATGATTATTACCGCAGTCGAGATAATGACAG AAGAAGGGACTATGATAGAGACAGGGAGGATAGGCATAGGCGCCGGTCAAGGAGTAGATCTGAGCGCAGATCAAAGTCAAGATCTCCTTCTCGGTCTCGGTCTCGCTCACGCTCACGCTCAAAGAG GATTAGTGGCTTTGACATGGCCCCTCCAGCTTCAGCAATGTTAGCTGCTGGTGCTGTGGCAGCTGCTGCTGCAG GGCAGATTCCGGGGACAACTAACCCAACCATACCTGGAGTGTTTCCTAACATGTTTCCTATTGCAACTGGACAG CCATTTGGTGCTCTCCCAGTTATGCCAGTTCAGGCAATGACTCAGCAG GCTACTAGGCATGCTCGTCGGGTGTATGTTGGAGGGCTTTCTCCTACTGCTAATGAACAG TCTGTTGCAACTTTCTTCAGCCATGTTATGGCTGCAATTGGTGGAAATACTGCTGGTCCAG GGGATGCTGTTGTTAATGTCTACATAAACCATGAAAAGAAGTTTGCTTTCGTAGAGATGAGATCTGTAGAGGAGGCTAGTAATGCAATGGCCTTAGATGGGATTATCTTTGAG GGAGCACCTGTGAAGGTGAGGAGACCTAGTGACTATAATCCGTCGCTTGCTGCAACACTTGGTCCAAGCCAGCCCAATCCGAATCTAAATCTAGCTGCTGTGGGTCTAACTCCAGGTTCTGCTGGCGGGCTTGAGGGCCCCGACCGCATATTTGTTGGTGGGCTTCCATATTACTTCACAGAAGCACAGATTAGGGAGTTATTGGAGTCTTTTGGGCCTCTTCGAGGTTTTGATCTAGTAAAAGATAGAGAAACCGGGAACTCTAAAGGCTATGCATTTTGTGTTTATCAAGACCTGTCAGTTACAGATATTGCTTGTGCTGCTCTAAATGGAATTAAAATGGGTGATAAAACGCTCACTGTTAGGCGAGCAAACCAGGGTGCTACCCAGCCTAAACCCGAGCAAGAGAGTATACTCCAGCATGCACAGCAGCAGATTGCTTTGCAG aggCTAATTTTGCAACCACAAGGTGTGCCGACAAAGGTTGTGTGTTTGACTCAAGCGCTTAATGTTGATGATCTCAGAGATGATGATGAGTACGAGGACATTGTGGAAGATATGAGACAAGAGGGTGGAAAATATG CACTTTCTTGTTCTACATTCTGCTATAAAGAATCAAGCCTAACATACTCAGACAGAAGACTTGCTATATCCCTCTAA
- the LOC107957409 gene encoding splicing factor U2af large subunit B isoform X2 — translation MTDYEEPRYQGNGDNLENSYGGGSSPKSRSDDQNDSKYQDYERESSKSREKEREKGRDKERDKDRDRHRDRDRDKDRDRDREKDRDRERHHRDRHRDRSRERSERRDRGRDRDDDDYYRSRDNDRRRDYDRDREDRHRRRSRSRSERRSKSRSPSRSRSRSRSRSKRISGFDMAPPASAMLAAGAVAAAAAGQIPGTTNPTIPGVFPNMFPIATGQPFGALPVMPVQAMTQQATRHARRVYVGGLSPTANEQSVATFFSHVMAAIGGNTAGPGDAVVNVYINHEKKFAFVEMRSVEEASNAMALDGIIFEGAPVKVRRPSDYNPSLAATLGPSQPNPNLNLAAVGLTPGSAGGLEGPDRIFVGGLPYYFTEAQIRELLESFGPLRGFDLVKDRETGNSKGYAFCVYQDLSVTDIACAALNGIKMGDKTLTVRRANQGATQPKPEQESILQHAQQQIALQRLILQPQGVPTKVVCLTQALNVDDLRDDDEYEDIVEDMRQEGGKYGALVNIVIPRPNPNGEPAPGVGKVFLEYSDVEGSKKAQAAMNGRKFGGNQVIAVYYPENKFAQGEYDG, via the exons ATGACTGATTACGAAGAACCACGGTATCAAGGAAACGGAGATAACCTCGAAAACAGTTATGGCGGAGGTTCTTCTCCTAAGTCTCGTTCCGACGATCAAAACGATTCTAAATATCAG GATTATGAGAGAGAGTCTTCTAAAAGCAGGGAAAAGGAGAGAGAGAAAGGGCGTGACAAGGAAAGGGACAAGGACCGTGATCGCCACAGGGATAGGGATAGAGATAAGGATAGGGATAGGGACCGAGAAAAGGATCGTGATCGTGAACGCCATCACAGAGATCGTCATAGGGATCGTAGTAGGGAACGCAGTGAGAGAAGGGATCGAGGAAGAGATAGGGATGATGATGATTATTACCGCAGTCGAGATAATGACAG AAGAAGGGACTATGATAGAGACAGGGAGGATAGGCATAGGCGCCGGTCAAGGAGTAGATCTGAGCGCAGATCAAAGTCAAGATCTCCTTCTCGGTCTCGGTCTCGCTCACGCTCACGCTCAAAGAG GATTAGTGGCTTTGACATGGCCCCTCCAGCTTCAGCAATGTTAGCTGCTGGTGCTGTGGCAGCTGCTGCTGCAG GGCAGATTCCGGGGACAACTAACCCAACCATACCTGGAGTGTTTCCTAACATGTTTCCTATTGCAACTGGACAG CCATTTGGTGCTCTCCCAGTTATGCCAGTTCAGGCAATGACTCAGCAG GCTACTAGGCATGCTCGTCGGGTGTATGTTGGAGGGCTTTCTCCTACTGCTAATGAACAG TCTGTTGCAACTTTCTTCAGCCATGTTATGGCTGCAATTGGTGGAAATACTGCTGGTCCAG GGGATGCTGTTGTTAATGTCTACATAAACCATGAAAAGAAGTTTGCTTTCGTAGAGATGAGATCTGTAGAGGAGGCTAGTAATGCAATGGCCTTAGATGGGATTATCTTTGAG GGAGCACCTGTGAAGGTGAGGAGACCTAGTGACTATAATCCGTCGCTTGCTGCAACACTTGGTCCAAGCCAGCCCAATCCGAATCTAAATCTAGCTGCTGTGGGTCTAACTCCAGGTTCTGCTGGCGGGCTTGAGGGCCCCGACCGCATATTTGTTGGTGGGCTTCCATATTACTTCACAGAAGCACAGATTAGGGAGTTATTGGAGTCTTTTGGGCCTCTTCGAGGTTTTGATCTAGTAAAAGATAGAGAAACCGGGAACTCTAAAGGCTATGCATTTTGTGTTTATCAAGACCTGTCAGTTACAGATATTGCTTGTGCTGCTCTAAATGGAATTAAAATGGGTGATAAAACGCTCACTGTTAGGCGAGCAAACCAGGGTGCTACCCAGCCTAAACCCGAGCAAGAGAGTATACTCCAGCATGCACAGCAGCAGATTGCTTTGCAG aggCTAATTTTGCAACCACAAGGTGTGCCGACAAAGGTTGTGTGTTTGACTCAAGCGCTTAATGTTGATGATCTCAGAGATGATGATGAGTACGAGGACATTGTGGAAGATATGAGACAAGAGGGTGGAAAATATG GTGCATTGGTGAATATTGTCATCCCACGCCCAAATCCGAATGGAGAACCTGCCCCAGGTGTCGGGAAG GTATTTCTGGAATACTCGGATGTTGAAGGTTCCAAAAAGGCTCAAGCTGCAATGAATGGTCGGAAATTTGGTGGAAATCAAGTTATTGCCGTCTACTATCCAGAAAACAAGTTCGCACAAGGGGAATATGATGGCTAA